CTGAATCAGCTGCTCCAGCTTGGTGGTCAGCGCTTTCAGATCGGCGTCTTCCATGGGATTCCTGTTGGGGCACTGAGTGAAGACGGAGGCGATGCCCGGGGGCTTCGATGGTCTTGCCGAGGCCGCCGGTGCTAGGATACGAAGCCTTCATTCTAGTCATTGCGCCATCGTGCGCCTAGCCGCCATGTCCATTCAGAATTCCCCGTATGCCGCTTTCGCCACACTTCTGGCTGGCGCACCGCAAACCGTATCTCCTGCCGAATTGCATGGCCTGTTGCTCGGTCGCAGCTGCGCCGGCGCCGGCTTCGATATCGAGCCCTGGCTGACCGATGCCTCGGACCTGCTCGGCGAAGCGCCGCAGGACAATGTCCGCCAGGCCCTGATCGGCCTGCAGGAGATGGTCAAGGGCGAACTCGCTGGCGACGACATTGCCGTCGTTCTGCTACTGCCCAGTGATGATGCGCCGCTGGCCGAGCGCGCTGTCGCGCTGGGCCAGTGGTGCCAGGGTTTTCTCGCCGGCTTCGGTCTGACCGCTGGCGACCGCGCGCTGAGCGCCGAGTCCATGGAAGTACTACAGGATCTTTCGGCCATCGCGCAGATTCAGGACTCGCTGGAAGAGTCCGAAGACGGCGAGACCGATTACATGGAGGTGATGGAGTACCTGCGCGTGGCGCCGCTGCTGCTGTTCACCGAGTGCGCCAAGCCGGTACCCGCTGCACCGAAACCTTCCCTGCATTGAGGAAACCGTTCCGCTCATGACTCGCATCCCGAAATCGGAATACGCCCGTCGGCGCAAGGCGCTGATGGAGCAGATGGAACCCAACAGCATCGCCATTTTGCCGGCGGCGCCGATGTATATCCGCAACCGCGATGTCGAGCATGTCTACCGCCAGGACAGCGATTTTCAGTACCTTTCCGGCTTTCCCGAGCCGGAGGCGGTGATCGCACTGATTCCCGGGCGTGAGCATGGCGAATACGTGCTGTTCTGCCGCGAACGCGACCCTGAGCGCGAGCTGTGGGACGGCCTGCGTGCCGGGCAGGACGGTGCGATAAGTGAATACGGTGCCGACGATGCCTTTCCCATCGGCGACATCGACGACATCCTCCCCGGCCTGATCGAAGGGCGTGACCGGGTCTACTACGCCATTGGCACCAACGAGGCCTTCGATCACCGGCTGATGGAGTGGATCAAGACCATCCGCGCCAAGGCCCGCCAGGGCGCACAGCCGCCCAGTGAGTTCGTCGCGCTCGATCACCTGCTGCACGACATGCGCCTGTACAAGTCGAGCAACGAGGTGAAGGTGATGAAGCATGCGGCGGAGATTTCCGCGCGCGCGCACATCCGTGCCATGCAGGCCAGCCGCGCCGGGCTATTTGAGTATCACCTGGAAGCCGAGCTGGATTACGAGTTCCGCAAGGGTGGGGCGAAGATGCCGGCTTACGGCAGCATCGTCGCCGCGGGACGCAATGCCTGCATCCTGCATTACCGCGAAAACGATGCGCCGCTGAAGGATGGCGACCTGGTGCTGATCGACGCCGGTTGCGAAATCGACTGCTACGCCAGCGACATTACCCGCACCTTTCCGGTCAACGGCCGCTTCTCGCCCGAGCAGAAGGCCATTTACGAACTGGTGCTCAAGGCCAACGAAGAGGCGTTCAAGCACATCGCCCCCGGCAAGCACTGGAACGAGGCCCACGAGGCCACCGTACGGGTGATCACCGCCGGGCTGATCGAACTGGGCCTGCTGCAGGGCGAGGTCGACCAGCTGATCGCCAGCGAGGCCTACAAGCCTTTCTATATGCATCGCGCCGGGCACTGGCTGGGCATGGACGTGCATGACGTCGGTGACTACAAGATCGGCGGCGAGTGGCGCGTGCTCGAGCCCGGCATGGCGATGACCGTCGAGCCGGGCATCTATATCGCCGTGGACAATCAGAATGTCGCCAAGAAGTGGCGTGGCATCGGCGTGCGCATCGAGGATGACGTAGTGGTGACGAAGACCGGCTGCGAGATCCTTACCGATGGCGTGCCGAAGAGTGTCGCCGAAATCGAGGCGCTGATGGCGGCCGCTCGCGAGCAGGTCGCCTGACATGCAGAGCCTGGCGATCATCGGCGGCGGGCTGGTCGGAGCCAGTCTCGCGCTGGCCTTGCAGGATGGCGCCCGTGAGCGCGGCTGGCGCATCCATCTGATCGAGCCGTTCGAGCCCGGCCATGAGTACCAGCCGAGCTATGACGCGCGCTCCACCGCGCTGTCCTACGGCACCCGGCTGATCTACCAGCGCCTGGGTATATGGGAACGCATCGCCGAGCGTGCCGAGCCGATTCTGCGCATTCATGTGTCCGAGCGCGGTAGTTTCGGCGCGGCACGTCTCGATTGCGCGCGCGAAGGCGTCGAGGCGCTGGGTTACGTGGTCGAGAACGCTTGGATCGGCCATTGCTTATGGCAGGCGCTGGATGATCAGGTGGTGGTCCGCCACTGTCCGGCCGAGGTCGAGCGACTGGAGCCCAGCGCCACCGGCTACCGGTTGAGTTTTACCGATGGTCAGCTGCTGGAGTGCGACCTCACCGTGCTCGCCGATGGTGGTCGCTCCGGGCTGCGCGAGCAGCTTGGTATCCAGGTATCGCGCCGGCCTTACGGCCAGACCGCGTTGATTGCCAATATCACACCTGGCAAACCGCATGGTGGCCTGGCTTTCGAGCGCTTCACCGAAGACGGCCCGATGGCGCTGCTGCCATTGCAGGATGATCGCTGTGCGTTGGTGTGGACGCGCTCCCAGGTCGATGCCGCGCGCTTGGCGCAGGCGCACGAGGCGGTTTTCCTCGCCGAACTGCAGGAGGCCTTCGGTTATCGCTTGGGCGCGTTGCAGCAGGTCGGGGCTCGGCATCTGTATCCGCTGACGCTGATCGAGGCCGAAGAGCAGGTACGTTCGGGGCTGGTGGTGCTCGGCAACGCGGCGCACAGCCTGCACCCGATCGCCGGCCAGGGCTACAACCTGTCGTTGCGTGATGTGGATGCGCTGAGCGTCGCTTTGCTACGCAGCGATGCCGCACTGGGCGACCTGGTTGTGCTGCAGGAGTACGCTCGCAGGCAGCGCTTCGATCAACGCGTGACGGTCGGCTTCTCCGATCAGGTCACCCGGCTGTTCGGTGATTCCGGTCGGCTGGTCGCGGCTGGACGCAATCTCGGTCTGCTCGGGCTGGACCTCATGCCCACCGCCAAGCGCTGGTTTGCGCGCCAGGCCATGGGCCTGGGCACTCGCGCTGGCTGAACGCGGCAACCAAAGGACTCGGCATGAGCGGCTCCCGTTTGGCGCGCAAGGCGCGGTTTCTGCGCTGGGCCATGAATTTTTACCCGCCATACATCGGAGCTGGTGTTCGGGTGCGGCACATCAGTGCGGATATGCGCCTGGTTCGGGTCAAGATGGTGCTGCGCTGGTACAACCGCAATTATGTCGGTACGCAGTTCGGCGGCTCGCTGTATTCGATGGTCGACCCGTTCTTCGTGCTGATGCTGATGGAGAATCTCGGGCGCGACTACATCGTCTGGGACAAGGCGGCCAACATAGAATTCGTCAGCCCCGGGCGCGGCGCGGTCTACGCCGAGTTCGCCATCAGCGACAAGTTGCTGGATGAGATCCGCGCGCACACGGCCGATGGCGGCAAGTACCTGCCCAGAATGCATGTCGAAGTGCGGGACGGCGAGGGCTCGCTGGTGGCACGGGTGCAGAAGACCCTTTACATACGACTCAAGCCGCGGGCGCGGCAGCCAGGAGAGAAGTGATGCAAGCGGATCTGATCATCGTGGGTGCCGGCATGGTCGGCAGTACGCTGGCTCTCGCCCTCGAAGGTTGTGGGCTGGATATCGTCGTGCTCGATGCGAGCCCGCTCGAGATCGCCGACTTCGACCCGCAGGGCGGCTTCGAGCCGCGAGTCAGTGCGCTGTCCGCAGCCAGCCAGCGCATCCTGCAGCGGGTCGGCGCCTGGCCGGGCATCGCCGCGCGCCGCGCCAGCCCCTACACCGACATGCATGTATGGGATGGTTCAGGCACCGGGCAGATTCATTTTTCCGCGGAAACCGTACATGCCGAAGTGCTTGGGCATATCGTCGAAAATCGTGTGGTGCAGGATGCGCTGCTGGAGGCGATGCAGCGCCGCGGCGGTCTGCAGCTGATCGGCGGCGCGCGCGTCGAGCAGCTGACGCAAACCGCCGAAGGCTGGCGGCTGACGCTGGGCGATGGTCGCGAGTTGCACACGCCCCTGCTGATCGCCGCGGACGGCGCCAACTCGGCGATTCGCCGCCTGGCTGGCTGCGCAACCCGCGAGTGGGATTATCTGCATCAGGCCATCGTCACCAGCGTGCGTTGCAGCGAGCCGCACCAGCGTACGGCCTGGCAGCGTTTCACCGATGACGGCCCGCTGGCCTTTCTGCCGCTCGATCGCGATGGCGACCGGCACTGGTGCTCCATCGTCTGGTCGGTTACCGAGGCGCAAGCCAAGCGGCTCATGGCGCTGGATGACCTGGCGTTCCGCGCCGCGCTTGAGCGTGCCTTCGAGCAACGCCTGGGCGAGGTGCTGGAAGTCGATCCGCGGCTGTGCATCCCGTTGCGTCAGCGCCATGCCAAACGCTACGTGCAGCCGGGCCTGGCGTTGATCGGCGACGCGGCGCACACCATTCATCCGCTGGCCGGCCAGGGCGTGAATCTTGGTCTGCTGGATGCCGCCGTGCTGGCGGAAGTGCTCAAGGCGGCGATGGCCCGTGGTGAGCGGGTGGCCGACGTGCAGGTGCTGAGTCGCTTCGAGCGTCGGCGCATGCCGCACAACTTGGCGATGATGGCGGCCATGGAAGGTTTCGAGCGGCTGTTCCAGGCCAATCCGCTGCCGCTGCGCTGGCTGCGCAATACCGGTCTCAAGGCGGTGCAGGCGCTGCCCGAGGCGAAGGCTCTGTTCGTTCGTCAGGCGCTCGGGTTGAGCGGCGATCTGCCGGAACTGGCCCGGCCCTGATAGCAGATGGATATATACAAAACGTTACGGCACGATTTGTCGCATTGAGAAGGTAAATAACATTCACTACTATTCAGCCTCTGTTCCAACTCTCCAAGAGGCTGTTCCATGCAGGCACGCAAAGGTTTATTCGCCGCTCTGGCGCTGACGGCGCTGTCGGGTGCCGTCCAGGCTGCCGACGAAGTAGTGGTCTACTCCTCGCGCATCGACGAGCTGATCAAGCCGGTGTTCGACGCCTACACCGAGAAGACCGGTGTCGCGATCAAGTTCATCACCGACAAGGAAGCTCCGCTGATGGCCCGCATCAAGGCCGAAGGCGCGAACACTCCAGCGGACCTGCTGCTCACCGTCGATGGCGGCAACCTCTGGCAAGCCGAGGAAATGGGCATCCTGCAGCCGCTGAACTCCCAGGTGGTCAAGGACAACATCCCGGCCCAGTACCGTTCCTCCAACGACGCCTGGACCGGCCTGTCGCTGCGCGCGCGGACCATCGTCTACTCGCCGGAGCGGGTCAAGGACGGTGAGTTGAGCACCTACGAGGCACTGGCCGACGAGCGCTGGGACGGCCGCCTGTGCCTGCGCACCAGCAAGAAGGTCTACAACCAGTCGCTGACCGCGACCATGATCGAAACCCACGGCGCCGAGAAGACCGAAGAGATCATCAAGGGTTGGGTCGGCAATCTCGCCACCGACGTTTTCGCTGACGACACGGCGCTGGTGCAGGCCGTCGACGCCGGGCAGTGCGATGTCGGCATCGTCAACACCTACTATTTCGGTCGTCTGCACGCGCAGAACCCGCAGCTCAAGGCCAAGCTGTTCTGGCCGAACCAGGAAGACCGCGGCGTACACGTCAATCTGTCGGGCATCGGCCTGACCAAGCACGCACCGAACCCGGATGCCGCGCGCAAACTGGTGGAGTGGATGACCAGCGAAGAAGCGCAGAGCATCTTTGCCGACATCAACATGGAGTATCCGGCCAACTCGAGCGTGAAGCCGTCTGACGAAGTGGCGGCGTGGGGCGAGTTCAAGGCTGACACCATTCCGGTGGAAGTGGCCGGCAAGCGCCAGGCCGAAGCCATCAAGCTGATGGATCGCGCCGGCTGGAATTGATCAGCCCTCCGCGCTTGCAGCGGTGACGTGCAGCTCCGGCCGCCACGTTCGCCGCTGCGGTTATACTCGGCGCCCCGGCCTGGTCCGGGGCGTCGTCTTTTTTGCTGTCGAGGCTTGAGTGTCCCATCCCGTCGAGCGCCGCTGGTATCCCATCACGTTTGCTGTCGCAGCCCTGGTGTTGTTGCCACTGAGCATCCTGCTGTTCAGCTGGAGCAGTATCGATACCGAGATCTGGTCGCATCTGTGGGACACGCAGATGCCGCGTCTGCTGGGCAATACCCTGACGCTGGTGCTCGGCGTAGGCATCGGCGTGGTGGTGCTTGGTGTCAGCCTCGCCTGGCTGACGGCATTGTGCGAATTTCCCGGGCGCCGCTGGCTGGATTGGGCGCTGATGTTGCCGTTCGCGATTCCGGCCTACGTGCTGGCGTTCGTCTTCATCGGGCTGCTCGATTTCGCCGGTCCGGTGCAAACCTTGGCGCGCGAGTGGTTCGGCAGCGGCATCCGCTTCCCTCGGGTGCGCTCCACCGGCGGCGTCATCACGGTGCTGGTACTGGTGTTCTACCCCTATGTCTATCTGCTGGCACGCTCGGCCTTTCTCGCCCAGGGCAAAGGGCTGATGGAAGCGGCGCGGGCGCTCGGCCAGTCGCCCTGGCAAGCCTTCTGGCGCGTGGCGCTGCCAATGGCGCGACCGGCCATCGGTGCCGGACTGGCCCTGGCGATGATGGAAACCCTGGCCGACTTCGGTGCGGTGTCGGTATTCAACTTCGACACCTTCACTACCGCGATCTACAAGACCTGGTATGGCTTCTTCAGCCTCACCAGCGCCACCCAGCTGGCCAGCCTGTTGTTGCTGGCGGTGATGCTGGTGCTCTACGGCGAGCGGCGCGCGCGGGGTGCTGCGCGGCCGGCCAATGAGCGAGCGCGCTCCGCGGCGCTGTATCGGCTGACCGGAATCAAGGCGTTTGCGGCCAGCGCCTGGTGCGGCCTGGTATTTCTCTGTGCGTTCATCATCCCGCTGTTGCAGCTGCTGGTCTGGCTCTGGCAGCGCGGGCGCTTCGATCTCGACGAGCGTTATGCCGGGATGATCCTGCACACGCTCTATCTCGGCGCCATCGCCGCACTGATCACCGTGAGCGTGGCGTTGCTGCTGGCCTTCGCCCGACGACAGGCGCCGGTGCGCTCGATCCGCAGCGCGGTGAGCCTGGCCAATCTCGGCTACGCCTTGCCGGGTTCGGTGCTGGCGGTTTCGATCATGCTGGCGTTCAGTTACCTCGACCGGCACATGGTCATTCCGCTGTCGAGCTGGTTGGGCGCTGGCGGCAAGCCGATCCTGCTGGGCAGCCTCGGCGCGTTGCTGCTGGCCTATCTGATCCGCTTCATGGCGGTCGCCTTCGGCCCGCTGGAGAACGCCCTGGCACGGATTCGCCCCTCGTTGCCGCAGGCATCACGCAGTCTGGGTGTCGGTGGCCCGGCGCTGTTCTTCCGTGTCTACCTGCCGCTGTTGCTGCCGGGCACGTTGAGTGCGGCGCTGTTGGTGTTCGTCGATGTGCTCAAGGAAATGCCGGCGACCCTGCTGATGCGGCCGTTCGGCTGGGACACTCTGGCCGTGCGCATCTTCGAGATGACCAGTGAAGGTGAGTGGGCTCGCGCGTCGCTGCCGGCACTGACCCTGGTGCTGGTCGGGCTGCTGCCGGTGGTGCTGCTGATTCGCCGTTCGGCGCGACGCCCTGGCTAGCCGCGCAGCTTTTCCAGCAGGGCGCTGAGTGACGCAGCCGCGCTACCACGGGCCGCGACTCGACCTCCAGTCTCCTGCCGCCTGATCCGCCGTGACCTGCTGCCACCTTGGGGCTACAATGCGCGCCATTCGAAAGTCGCCGACCTCCGCAGGGCCCGGCCTTACTGACTTTTCCAATGCCGATTCGGCGACCTGCCCGGAAGGAGAAACCCATGGGTCAGCGTACTCCCCTCTACGATCAGCACCTTGCGCTCGGTGCCAAGATGGTCGACTTCGGTGGCTGGGACATGCCACTGCATTACGGCTCCCAGGTAGAAGAACATCATCAGGTTCGTCGTGACTGCGGCGTATTCGACGTCTCGCACATGACCGTGGTCGATGTCTCCGGCGAGCAGGCCCGCGACTATCTGCAGCGCTTGCTGGCCAACGACGTGGCGCGCCTGAAAAGCACCGGTCGGGCGCTCTACACGGCGATGCTCAACGAGCGCGGCGGGGTGATCGACGACCTCATCGTCTACCTGACCGACTGGGGGTATCGCCTGGTGGTCAACGCCAGTACCCGCGACAAGGACCTGGCCTGGATGCAGGCCCAGGCGGCCGGCTTTGCCGTCGAGGTCAGGGAGCGCCCCGAACTGGCCATGCTGGCCATCCAGGGGCCGCATGCCCGGGCGCGTACCTCCGAGCTGGTGAGCCAGGCCCGGGCCGGGCTGATTCACGACCTCAAGCCGTTCCAGGGTATGGCAGACGGCGACTGGTTCATCGGGCGTACCGGCTACACCGGCGAAGATGGTCTGGAGATCATCCTGCCGGCCGAGCAGGCACCGGACTTTCTCAGCGAGCTGGTCGGCGCCGGTATCCCGCCGATCGGCCTTGGCGCGCGCGACACTCTGCGTCTGGAGGCCGGACTCAATCTGTACGGCCAGGACATGACCGAGGAGGTTTCGCCACTGGCTGCCAACATGGGCTGGACCGTGGCCTGGGAGCCGGCCGAGCGCGACTTCGTCGGCCGCGCCGCCCTGGAGCAGCAGCAGGCGCGTGACGACCTGCCCAAACTGGTCGGTCTGGTATTGGAAGAGCGCGGCGTGCTGCGTGCCCATCAGGTGGTGCGGGTGAATGGCGTCGGCGACGGCGAGATCACCAGCGGCAGTTTTTCTCCTACGCTTGGCAAATCCATCGCCCTGGCCCGTGTGCCGGCCGGCACCGCCGAGCGCGCGGAAGTGGAGATTCGTGGCAAGTGGTATCCGGTGCGGGTCGTGCAGCCGACATTCGTGCGCCACGGCAAGGTACTGGTGTAAATTCGACCGACTGTTTTGCGCGACTGCTGTCAACAGCCTTGAGGACCCAACAATGAGCAATATCCCCAGCGATCTGCGTTACGCCGCCAGCCACGAGTGGGCCCGTCTCGAAGCGGACGGCAGCATCACCGTCGGTATCTCCGATCACGCCCAGGAAGCGCTGGGGGATGTGGTCTACGTCGAGCTGCCCGAGGTCGGGCGCCAGCTCAATGCCGGTCAGGAAGCCGGCGTGGTCGAGTCGGTGAAAGCCGCGTCCGACATCTATGCGCCGGTGGCCGGCGAGGTGATCGCGGTCAACGAGGCGCTTGCCGATTCGCCGGAGCTGGTCAACAGCGACCCCTACGGCAGCTGGTTCTTCCGCCTGCAGCCGAGCGATACGTCGGAGCTGGACAAGCTGCTCGACGCAGCCGGCTACCAGGCCGCCTGCGACGCCGACGCCTAAGCATCATCCGCAAAAGCCCCGCTCTGTCGGGGCTTTTGTTTTTTCCGAGAGTAGCGACCATGCCGTATATGCCGAGCCTTTCCCAACTCCAGCAACCCGATGCCTTCCTGCGCCGTCACCTCGGCCCGGATCAGGGCGAACAGCAGGCCATGCTCGACGCCCTGGGCCTGACCAGTCGCGAGCAGCTGATCGAGCAGACCGTGCCGCCGGCGATCCGCCTGCAGGACGAGCTGAGCCTGCCGCCGGCGCTGGACGAGCAGGCCGCGCTGGCCAAGCTGCGCGGCTATGCGGAGCAGAATCAGCTCTGGACCAGCCTGATCGGCATGGGCTACCACGGTACCATCACCCCACCGGTGATCCTGCGCAACGTGCTGGAGAACCCGGGCTGGTACACCGCCTACACCCCCTATCAGCCGGAAATCGCCCAGGGTCGCCTGGAAGCGCTGCTGAACTATCAGCAGATGATCATCGATCTCACCGGACTCGATCTGGCCAACGCTTCGCTGCTGGATGAGGGCACCGCGGCGGCCGAGGCCATGACCCTGGCCCGGCGCATGGCCAAGAGCAAGAGCAACCGCTTCTTCGTCGAGGAGAACTGCCATCCGCAGACGCTCTCCGTCGTGCAGACCCGTGCCGAGGCGTTCGGCTTCGAACTGGTGGTCGGCACGCTGGACGAGCTGACCGGGCAGGAAGTATTCGGTGCGCTGCTGCAGTACCCCGACACCCATGGCGAGATCCGCGACCTGCGTCCGGCCATCGAGCAGCTGCACGCGCAGCAGGCGCTGGCCTGCGTCGCCGCCGATCTGCTCAGTCTGCTGTTGCTGACCCCGCCGGGCGAGCTGGGCGCCGACGTGGTGCTCGGCTCGACCCAGCGCTTCGGCGTGCCGATGGGCTACGGCGGCCCGCACGCGGCCTACTTCGCCAGCCGCGACGAGTTCAAGCGTGGCATGCCGGGACGCATCATCGGCGTGTCCAAGGACGTTCGCGGTAATACCGCGCTGCGCATGGCACTGCAGACCCGCGAGCAGCACATCCGTCGCGAGAAGGCCAACTCCAACATCTGCACCGCGCAGGTGCTGCTGGCCAACATCGCCGGCTTCTACGCCGTCTACCACGGCCCGCAGGGTCTCAAGCGCATCGCCCAGCGCGTCCAACGGCTGACCGCCATCCTCGCCACGGGCCTCGAGCAGAAGGGTATCGTGCGGGTCAACCAGCATTTCTTCGACACCCTGACCCTCGAGGTCGGTGGCGCGCAGATCGCCATCATCGAAAGCGCTGAAGCGGCGCAGATCAACCTGCGCATCCTCGGCCGCAGCCGGCTGGGCGTGAGCCTCGACGAGACCTGCGACGAACGCACCGTCGAGCAGCTGCTGGCGATCTTCCTCGGGGCCGATCACGGCCTCGACATCGCCGCGCTGGATGCCAGAGAGCTGGCCGGTGGCATTCCCGAGTCGCTGCAGCGCGAGAGCGGCTACCTCAGCCACCCGGTTTTCAACTCGCATCACAGCGAAACCGAGATGCTGCGCTACCTCAAGCAGCTGGAGAACAAGGACCTGGCGCTGAACCAGGCGATGATTCCGCTCGGCTCCTGCACCATGAAACTCAACGCTACCAGCGAGATGATCCCGATCACCTGGGCCGAGTTCGCCAACCTGCATCCGTTCGTTCCGCGCGGTCAGGCCCAGGGCTACAAGCTGATGATCGACGAGCTGGAAGCCTGGCTCTGCGCGATCACCGGTTTCGATGCGATCAGCATGCAGCCCAACTCCGGTGCCCAGGGCGAATATGCCGGCCTCGTTGCGATCCGCAAGTACCACGAGAGCCGCGGCGAAGGGCAGCGCGACATCTGCCTGATTCCATCCTCGGCACATGGCACCAACCCGGCGTCGGCGCAGATGGTCAGCATGCGTGTGGTCATCGTCGAGTGCGACAAGGGCGGCAACGTCGATCTCGAGGACCTCAAGCGCAAGGCCGCCGAAGCCGGCGACCGGCTGTCCTGCCTGATGATCACCTATCCGTCGACCCACGGCGTCTACGAGGAGAACGTGCGCGAGATCTGCGCCGCGATCCACGCCCACGGCGGCCAGGTCTACATGGATGGCGCCAACCTCAACGCCCAGGTCGGTCTGGCGCGGCCGGCGGACATCGGTGCCGATGTTTCGCACATGAACCTGCACAAGACCTTCTGCATCCCGCACGGCGGTGGCGGACCGGGCATGGGGCCGATCGGCATCAAGGCGCATCTGGCGCC
This DNA window, taken from Pseudomonas sp. FeN3W, encodes the following:
- a CDS encoding extracellular solute-binding protein, with the protein product MQARKGLFAALALTALSGAVQAADEVVVYSSRIDELIKPVFDAYTEKTGVAIKFITDKEAPLMARIKAEGANTPADLLLTVDGGNLWQAEEMGILQPLNSQVVKDNIPAQYRSSNDAWTGLSLRARTIVYSPERVKDGELSTYEALADERWDGRLCLRTSKKVYNQSLTATMIETHGAEKTEEIIKGWVGNLATDVFADDTALVQAVDAGQCDVGIVNTYYFGRLHAQNPQLKAKLFWPNQEDRGVHVNLSGIGLTKHAPNPDAARKLVEWMTSEEAQSIFADINMEYPANSSVKPSDEVAAWGEFKADTIPVEVAGKRQAEAIKLMDRAGWN
- a CDS encoding 2-octaprenyl-3-methyl-6-methoxy-1,4-benzoquinol hydroxylase, whose protein sequence is MQADLIIVGAGMVGSTLALALEGCGLDIVVLDASPLEIADFDPQGGFEPRVSALSAASQRILQRVGAWPGIAARRASPYTDMHVWDGSGTGQIHFSAETVHAEVLGHIVENRVVQDALLEAMQRRGGLQLIGGARVEQLTQTAEGWRLTLGDGRELHTPLLIAADGANSAIRRLAGCATREWDYLHQAIVTSVRCSEPHQRTAWQRFTDDGPLAFLPLDRDGDRHWCSIVWSVTEAQAKRLMALDDLAFRAALERAFEQRLGEVLEVDPRLCIPLRQRHAKRYVQPGLALIGDAAHTIHPLAGQGVNLGLLDAAVLAEVLKAAMARGERVADVQVLSRFERRRMPHNLAMMAAMEGFERLFQANPLPLRWLRNTGLKAVQALPEAKALFVRQALGLSGDLPELARP
- the pepP gene encoding Xaa-Pro aminopeptidase, which encodes MTRIPKSEYARRRKALMEQMEPNSIAILPAAPMYIRNRDVEHVYRQDSDFQYLSGFPEPEAVIALIPGREHGEYVLFCRERDPERELWDGLRAGQDGAISEYGADDAFPIGDIDDILPGLIEGRDRVYYAIGTNEAFDHRLMEWIKTIRAKARQGAQPPSEFVALDHLLHDMRLYKSSNEVKVMKHAAEISARAHIRAMQASRAGLFEYHLEAELDYEFRKGGAKMPAYGSIVAAGRNACILHYRENDAPLKDGDLVLIDAGCEIDCYASDITRTFPVNGRFSPEQKAIYELVLKANEEAFKHIAPGKHWNEAHEATVRVITAGLIELGLLQGEVDQLIASEAYKPFYMHRAGHWLGMDVHDVGDYKIGGEWRVLEPGMAMTVEPGIYIAVDNQNVAKKWRGIGVRIEDDVVVTKTGCEILTDGVPKSVAEIEALMAAAREQVA
- the ubiH gene encoding 2-octaprenyl-6-methoxyphenyl hydroxylase, with the protein product MQSLAIIGGGLVGASLALALQDGARERGWRIHLIEPFEPGHEYQPSYDARSTALSYGTRLIYQRLGIWERIAERAEPILRIHVSERGSFGAARLDCAREGVEALGYVVENAWIGHCLWQALDDQVVVRHCPAEVERLEPSATGYRLSFTDGQLLECDLTVLADGGRSGLREQLGIQVSRRPYGQTALIANITPGKPHGGLAFERFTEDGPMALLPLQDDRCALVWTRSQVDAARLAQAHEAVFLAELQEAFGYRLGALQQVGARHLYPLTLIEAEEQVRSGLVVLGNAAHSLHPIAGQGYNLSLRDVDALSVALLRSDAALGDLVVLQEYARRQRFDQRVTVGFSDQVTRLFGDSGRLVAAGRNLGLLGLDLMPTAKRWFARQAMGLGTRAG
- the gcvT gene encoding glycine cleavage system aminomethyltransferase GcvT, encoding MGQRTPLYDQHLALGAKMVDFGGWDMPLHYGSQVEEHHQVRRDCGVFDVSHMTVVDVSGEQARDYLQRLLANDVARLKSTGRALYTAMLNERGGVIDDLIVYLTDWGYRLVVNASTRDKDLAWMQAQAAGFAVEVRERPELAMLAIQGPHARARTSELVSQARAGLIHDLKPFQGMADGDWFIGRTGYTGEDGLEIILPAEQAPDFLSELVGAGIPPIGLGARDTLRLEAGLNLYGQDMTEEVSPLAANMGWTVAWEPAERDFVGRAALEQQQARDDLPKLVGLVLEERGVLRAHQVVRVNGVGDGEITSGSFSPTLGKSIALARVPAGTAERAEVEIRGKWYPVRVVQPTFVRHGKVLV
- the gcvH gene encoding glycine cleavage system protein GcvH, yielding MSNIPSDLRYAASHEWARLEADGSITVGISDHAQEALGDVVYVELPEVGRQLNAGQEAGVVESVKAASDIYAPVAGEVIAVNEALADSPELVNSDPYGSWFFRLQPSDTSELDKLLDAAGYQAACDADA
- a CDS encoding iron ABC transporter permease, whose protein sequence is MSHPVERRWYPITFAVAALVLLPLSILLFSWSSIDTEIWSHLWDTQMPRLLGNTLTLVLGVGIGVVVLGVSLAWLTALCEFPGRRWLDWALMLPFAIPAYVLAFVFIGLLDFAGPVQTLAREWFGSGIRFPRVRSTGGVITVLVLVFYPYVYLLARSAFLAQGKGLMEAARALGQSPWQAFWRVALPMARPAIGAGLALAMMETLADFGAVSVFNFDTFTTAIYKTWYGFFSLTSATQLASLLLLAVMLVLYGERRARGAARPANERARSAALYRLTGIKAFAASAWCGLVFLCAFIIPLLQLLVWLWQRGRFDLDERYAGMILHTLYLGAIAALITVSVALLLAFARRQAPVRSIRSAVSLANLGYALPGSVLAVSIMLAFSYLDRHMVIPLSSWLGAGGKPILLGSLGALLLAYLIRFMAVAFGPLENALARIRPSLPQASRSLGVGGPALFFRVYLPLLLPGTLSAALLVFVDVLKEMPATLLMRPFGWDTLAVRIFEMTSEGEWARASLPALTLVLVGLLPVVLLIRRSARRPG
- a CDS encoding YecA family protein, whose amino-acid sequence is MSIQNSPYAAFATLLAGAPQTVSPAELHGLLLGRSCAGAGFDIEPWLTDASDLLGEAPQDNVRQALIGLQEMVKGELAGDDIAVVLLLPSDDAPLAERAVALGQWCQGFLAGFGLTAGDRALSAESMEVLQDLSAIAQIQDSLEESEDGETDYMEVMEYLRVAPLLLFTECAKPVPAAPKPSLH
- a CDS encoding DUF4442 domain-containing protein, coding for MSGSRLARKARFLRWAMNFYPPYIGAGVRVRHISADMRLVRVKMVLRWYNRNYVGTQFGGSLYSMVDPFFVLMLMENLGRDYIVWDKAANIEFVSPGRGAVYAEFAISDKLLDEIRAHTADGGKYLPRMHVEVRDGEGSLVARVQKTLYIRLKPRARQPGEK